A window of Fictibacillus halophilus contains these coding sequences:
- a CDS encoding immunoglobulin-like domain-containing protein, with protein MKNMKLILMACLLVLLAACGSKAMPEEDKKNGAPQVKNEIPAEKEGVQAELALQENSEEAKLTLKNSSDKEAGTGTAYALEKWTDGKWEKVNNDQMFTEQMIMVKAGSNYDQAVDLKEQDAGTYRVSKEFFVDEKKEKVAVVFETN; from the coding sequence ATGAAAAACATGAAGCTGATACTAATGGCATGTCTGCTCGTTCTCCTCGCCGCTTGTGGCTCGAAAGCAATGCCAGAAGAGGATAAGAAGAATGGAGCACCTCAAGTTAAGAACGAGATACCAGCTGAAAAAGAGGGTGTACAAGCTGAACTCGCACTCCAAGAAAATAGTGAAGAAGCAAAATTAACGTTGAAAAACTCATCCGATAAAGAAGCTGGTACAGGAACCGCGTATGCACTTGAAAAATGGACAGACGGTAAATGGGAGAAAGTAAACAACGATCAGATGTTTACCGAGCAGATGATCATGGTGAAAGCAGGATCAAACTATGATCAAGCGGTTGATCTAAAAGAACAGGATGCAGGAACGTATCGTGTATCGAAAGAGTTCTTTGTAGATGAAAAGAAGGAAAAAGTAGCCGTTGTGTTTGAGACAAATTAA
- a CDS encoding YwgA family protein — MFEDHLKVVTLIQEAGEVVGRKKLQKMVYIAKKLNFPFQEKYQFHFYGPYSEELTLKIEELCNMGYIHEVKEKVSGYSQYRYAVNEEGQNLLSTYGAEIEKLGSCVRSMNEQSSRFLELVSTVMYFEKLEKDEIKEKVQTVKAKQKYTEEEMDEAFNYIDSLKGQVQ; from the coding sequence GTGTTTGAGGATCATTTAAAGGTAGTCACCTTGATTCAAGAAGCCGGAGAAGTCGTCGGTCGGAAAAAGCTTCAAAAGATGGTGTACATCGCAAAAAAGCTAAACTTTCCTTTCCAAGAAAAGTATCAATTTCATTTTTACGGCCCATATTCCGAAGAATTAACACTTAAGATTGAAGAGCTTTGCAACATGGGATACATACATGAAGTGAAAGAAAAGGTGAGCGGCTATTCGCAGTACCGTTATGCCGTGAACGAAGAAGGACAGAATCTTCTTTCCACATATGGTGCGGAAATTGAAAAGCTAGGCAGTTGTGTTCGTTCAATGAACGAGCAGTCATCGAGGTTCTTAGAACTTGTTTCAACCGTAATGTATTTTGAGAAGCTTGAGAAGGACGAGATCAAGGAAAAAGTTCAAACAGTTAAAGCAAAACAAAAGTATACTGAAGAAGAGATGGATGAAGCTTTTAACTATATTGATTCATTAAAAGGCCAAGTTCAATAA
- a CDS encoding HD domain-containing protein has protein sequence MAKLIGKLHEEKVFKDPVHRYIHVRDELIWRLIGTREFQRLRRIRQLGTTYLTFHGAEHSRFSHSLGVYEITRRIIDIFQQKKTWDPEQRLLVLSAALLHDVGHGPFSHSFEKVFGVDHEEFSRDIILGDTEVHRVLLQMGEDFPVQVAEVIAKTHRDKLIVSLISSQIDADRMDYLLRDAYFTGVSYGNFDIERILRVMRPTEEGVVIKSSGMHAVEDYIMSRYQMYWQVYFHPVTRSAEVILSKILHRAKELYETGYTFKRELSHFKTLFEGNVSLHDYISLDEGVIHYYFQGWMEEEDTILSDLCHRFINRKLFKYTEMVSFTDGHLLSSYFTEAGINPKYYLVVDSSSDLPYDFYRPGEKEERLPINLLKPNGDIRELSRESDVVEAISGKRRTDHKLYYPLDLIEAIEDKTLKSKIKEILNR, from the coding sequence ATGGCTAAACTCATAGGAAAGTTGCACGAAGAGAAAGTATTTAAAGACCCAGTGCATCGCTACATTCACGTGCGCGATGAGCTGATCTGGCGTCTGATCGGTACGCGCGAGTTTCAAAGACTGCGAAGAATTCGGCAGCTTGGGACGACATACTTAACATTTCATGGAGCAGAACATAGCCGTTTTAGCCATTCTCTTGGTGTTTATGAGATTACGAGGCGGATCATTGATATTTTTCAGCAAAAGAAAACATGGGATCCTGAACAGCGTCTGCTCGTTCTATCCGCGGCTCTTCTACATGATGTAGGGCACGGTCCATTCTCACACTCTTTTGAAAAGGTGTTCGGTGTGGATCATGAGGAATTCAGTAGAGACATTATACTAGGCGATACAGAAGTTCATCGTGTCCTTTTGCAGATGGGAGAAGATTTTCCTGTACAAGTAGCAGAAGTGATCGCGAAAACACATAGAGATAAATTAATCGTCAGTCTGATCTCCAGTCAGATTGATGCAGACAGAATGGATTACCTGTTGCGAGACGCTTATTTTACAGGGGTAAGCTACGGTAATTTCGATATCGAGCGAATCCTGCGTGTGATGCGTCCGACTGAAGAGGGCGTCGTCATAAAATCAAGCGGCATGCATGCGGTGGAAGACTATATCATGAGTCGTTACCAAATGTACTGGCAAGTGTATTTTCATCCTGTAACGCGAAGTGCGGAAGTGATCTTAAGTAAAATTTTGCACCGAGCGAAGGAACTGTATGAAACAGGGTATACATTCAAAAGAGAGCTGTCTCATTTTAAAACGCTTTTTGAAGGCAATGTTTCGCTTCACGATTACATTTCGCTCGATGAAGGTGTGATCCATTATTATTTCCAAGGATGGATGGAAGAAGAGGACACAATCTTAAGCGATTTATGTCATCGTTTCATTAATCGAAAATTATTTAAGTATACCGAAATGGTCTCATTTACGGACGGGCACCTGCTGTCGAGTTACTTTACAGAAGCCGGCATCAATCCGAAATATTATTTAGTAGTAGATTCATCGTCAGATCTCCCGTACGATTTTTACCGCCCAGGCGAAAAAGAAGAGCGTCTGCCGATCAACCTATTAAAACCAAATGGCGATATCCGCGAGCTGTCCAGAGAATCAGACGTGGTAGAAGCGATCTCAGGCAAACGCCGAACAGATCACAAACTCTATTATCCCCTCGATCTGATCGAAGCAATTGAAGATAAAACGCTTAAAAGTAAAATTAAAGAGATTTTGAATAGGTAG
- a CDS encoding class I SAM-dependent methyltransferase codes for MDQDRRIRNGQAWSNSSYTAWVNRFGVPEKAVSRILKDPKRRLQPLDQYIGEVSGKKIVNLLGSHGSKAVALSLLGAETTVIDISDSNAAYASELAAAANVDVRYVVEDILNLPKSEMTGDYDMAFMENGILHYFADLNEYFSVVTGLLKKGGTLILQDFHPVSTKLIESQGKSQAVRKHKVSGNYFSEELVTTDVAYSKFLPELQYATSEERAPFQVQIRQWTLGEIVTAIGSAGLWIKQLVEEPHPDELDRGIPKSFIIVAEKF; via the coding sequence ATGGATCAAGATCGAAGAATTAGAAACGGACAAGCATGGAGCAACAGCTCTTATACAGCCTGGGTCAACCGCTTTGGTGTGCCTGAGAAAGCAGTTTCTCGTATTCTAAAAGATCCGAAACGCAGACTTCAGCCATTAGATCAGTACATTGGTGAAGTTTCAGGTAAAAAGATCGTGAATCTCTTAGGTTCACACGGCAGTAAAGCAGTCGCGCTCTCTCTTCTTGGAGCAGAGACAACAGTGATCGATATCTCTGATTCGAATGCAGCATATGCGAGCGAACTTGCTGCAGCTGCTAACGTTGACGTCCGCTATGTGGTAGAAGATATTTTAAATCTGCCAAAATCCGAAATGACAGGCGATTATGATATGGCATTCATGGAAAACGGCATTCTGCATTACTTTGCCGATCTGAACGAATACTTCAGCGTTGTTACAGGACTTTTGAAAAAGGGAGGAACTTTGATCCTGCAAGACTTCCACCCTGTTTCTACAAAGTTGATAGAGTCTCAAGGAAAAAGCCAAGCCGTAAGAAAGCATAAAGTTTCGGGGAATTATTTTAGTGAAGAGCTTGTTACAACTGACGTGGCTTATTCTAAATTCTTGCCTGAGTTGCAGTACGCAACATCAGAAGAACGTGCACCGTTCCAAGTACAGATCCGCCAATGGACGCTCGGCGAGATTGTTACCGCGATCGGCTCGGCAGGACTCTGGATCAAACAACTTGTAGAGGAACCACACCCAGACGAACTCGACCGCGGCATTCCAAAGTCATTCATTATCGTGGCGGAGAAATTTTAA